From Marispirochaeta aestuarii, a single genomic window includes:
- a CDS encoding copper-translocating P-type ATPase produces the protein MATTDHHEHHEHQSHHDHNEHHRMMIRDFRRRFYVTLVLTVPILALSKLIQQLLGFSFGFAGSDYVVFTLATVIFFYGGRPFLSGLISELKAKNPGMMTLIGLAISVAYVYSAAVTFGLQGSPFYWELATLIAIMLAGHWIEMASVLSASSSLEKLAQLMPSEAHRKKGDETEDVPLSEIQKGDVLLIKPGEKIPSDGEVVRGESYIDESMLTGESRPVKKQTGDTLIGGSINGDGSLELRVEGAGEDSYLSKVINMVREAQAAKSKTQALSDRAAFWLTIVAISVGAVTLAAWLIAGMDLQFSIARMATVMIITCPHALGLAIPLVVSVSTSKSAQNGLLIRNRTAFENARRISTLVFDKTGTLTNGTFEVTAVNVHSDSYTEEQIVSFAASLEGHSEHPIGKGIVQKATTMGIKPESADNFEAIKGKGVSGIVSGKQIEVVSPGYLKEQNLAIPEGAEAKGGVTRVFVLVDNTIAGSLALSDTIRPESYKAVQALQKRGIKCWMLTGDNTATAKAVAEELGMDGFFAEVLPDQKQEKIKELQKKGEYVAMTGDGVNDSPALAQAQVGIAVGSGTDVAASTADIILVNSNPLDITALILFGRATYQKMVQNLIWATGYNVVAIPLAAGVLYNAGIVLSPEVGAILMSLSTVIVAINARLLRVKKEELEEATA, from the coding sequence ATGGCCACAACCGACCATCACGAACATCATGAACACCAGAGTCATCACGACCACAACGAACACCACCGCATGATGATACGGGACTTCAGGAGGCGCTTCTATGTTACCCTTGTTCTTACCGTCCCGATCCTGGCCCTTTCGAAACTTATTCAACAGCTGCTGGGATTTTCCTTCGGGTTCGCAGGGTCGGACTACGTAGTTTTCACACTGGCAACGGTTATCTTCTTCTATGGAGGACGTCCATTCCTCTCAGGTCTGATCAGCGAATTAAAGGCGAAAAATCCCGGCATGATGACTCTTATCGGGTTGGCTATTTCAGTCGCCTACGTCTACAGCGCGGCGGTGACCTTCGGCCTGCAAGGGTCGCCTTTTTACTGGGAACTTGCAACCCTGATAGCAATCATGCTGGCGGGACACTGGATCGAGATGGCATCGGTCCTGAGCGCCTCGTCCTCCCTGGAAAAACTGGCACAGCTCATGCCGAGCGAAGCTCACCGTAAAAAAGGCGACGAAACGGAAGACGTTCCTTTATCAGAAATCCAAAAAGGGGACGTGCTGCTGATCAAACCAGGAGAAAAGATTCCCTCCGACGGCGAGGTCGTCAGGGGCGAAAGCTACATCGACGAATCGATGCTGACCGGGGAATCCAGGCCCGTCAAAAAGCAGACCGGCGACACCCTGATCGGCGGTTCGATCAACGGCGACGGATCTCTGGAGCTTCGGGTCGAAGGCGCCGGCGAGGATTCGTACCTTTCCAAGGTCATCAACATGGTACGCGAGGCCCAGGCAGCAAAATCCAAAACCCAGGCCCTCTCCGACCGGGCGGCCTTCTGGCTTACCATTGTCGCCATAAGCGTGGGGGCCGTTACCCTTGCCGCCTGGCTTATCGCCGGAATGGATTTGCAGTTCTCAATCGCACGCATGGCCACGGTCATGATCATTACCTGCCCCCATGCCCTCGGCCTGGCGATTCCTCTTGTTGTCTCCGTTTCCACCTCGAAATCTGCCCAGAATGGTCTTCTGATACGCAACCGGACAGCCTTCGAAAACGCCCGCAGAATAAGCACCCTGGTATTCGACAAAACCGGAACCCTGACCAACGGGACCTTCGAAGTAACCGCCGTCAACGTTCACAGCGACAGTTACACCGAAGAGCAGATTGTCTCCTTCGCCGCCAGCCTGGAAGGGCATTCCGAGCACCCTATCGGCAAGGGAATTGTTCAGAAAGCCACGACCATGGGGATCAAGCCTGAGTCGGCGGATAATTTCGAAGCCATCAAGGGAAAAGGGGTCTCCGGTATCGTTTCCGGAAAGCAGATAGAGGTAGTCAGCCCCGGATACCTGAAGGAGCAGAATCTTGCGATTCCGGAAGGTGCGGAAGCCAAAGGGGGGGTTACCAGGGTGTTCGTTCTTGTGGACAACACCATTGCGGGATCTCTGGCCCTTTCCGATACCATCCGTCCCGAATCCTACAAAGCGGTGCAGGCCCTGCAGAAACGGGGCATAAAGTGCTGGATGCTTACTGGAGATAACACTGCTACAGCGAAGGCAGTTGCAGAGGAACTGGGAATGGACGGCTTCTTTGCGGAGGTTCTGCCGGACCAGAAACAGGAGAAGATAAAGGAACTGCAGAAAAAGGGAGAATACGTCGCCATGACCGGCGACGGCGTTAACGACTCACCAGCGTTGGCACAGGCCCAAGTGGGTATTGCGGTCGGCTCGGGAACGGATGTCGCGGCTTCCACGGCGGACATTATTCTTGTCAATTCCAATCCCTTGGACATTACCGCCCTGATCCTTTTCGGTAGAGCAACCTATCAAAAAATGGTGCAGAACCTGATCTGGGCAACCGGGTACAACGTCGTGGCTATTCCTCTGGCAGCAGGTGTTCTCTACAACGCAGGCATCGTGCTCTCTCCCGAAGTCGGCGCGATCCTCATGTCCCTCTCCACGGTTATCGTCGCTATCAACGCCCGGCTCCTGCGGGTCAAAAAAGAGGAGCTGGAGGAGGCCACCGCGTGA
- a CDS encoding thioredoxin domain-containing protein: MSDSQKKTKLMEVSVCIGTNCAFRGASQLMEALVADKEIREKCTIHEISCQNDMCDHSRRSPVVRIDGDYFLEARPEVILDEVHRRIAMKKIKA; this comes from the coding sequence ATGAGCGATTCGCAGAAGAAAACCAAACTGATGGAAGTCTCAGTCTGCATAGGAACGAATTGTGCGTTCCGCGGTGCATCGCAGCTCATGGAAGCCCTTGTTGCAGATAAAGAAATCCGTGAAAAATGTACCATTCATGAGATTTCGTGCCAGAACGATATGTGTGATCATTCCCGCAGATCTCCGGTGGTTCGGATAGATGGTGACTATTTTCTGGAGGCACGCCCGGAAGTAATCCTCGACGAAGTCCATCGGCGTATCGCGATGAAAAAGATTAAGGCCTGA
- a CDS encoding response regulator transcription factor, with the protein MKTEKRVLVVDDESAIRKSLRAYLENEGYEVEEVSHGNEVLPAMRRFTPSVIILDVMLPGIDGIEVLRRIRQESSVMVLMLSARGDETDRLLGLRMGADDYVVKPFSPREVAARVTVLQRRERHSTSEGDRSIRFSRITIDPAGRKVWKDDRLLQLTPIEFDLLHVLATNHDRVLSRDQLIEHVWKDDYYIDERVVDVHIRRLRQKIEDNPASAGIVVTVRSAGYRFEAANA; encoded by the coding sequence ATGAAGACGGAAAAGCGGGTACTGGTTGTCGACGACGAGTCGGCAATCAGGAAATCCCTGCGGGCGTACCTGGAAAACGAGGGGTATGAGGTAGAGGAAGTTTCCCACGGCAACGAGGTTCTTCCTGCAATGCGCAGGTTCACGCCCTCGGTAATAATTCTGGATGTCATGCTCCCCGGGATCGACGGCATAGAGGTGCTCCGCCGCATACGGCAGGAATCTTCCGTCATGGTTCTGATGCTGAGCGCCCGGGGAGACGAAACGGACCGGCTCCTCGGACTGCGGATGGGTGCCGATGATTATGTTGTCAAACCCTTCAGTCCACGGGAAGTGGCAGCCCGGGTAACGGTACTCCAGCGCCGTGAACGGCATTCGACCAGCGAGGGGGACCGGTCAATCCGGTTCTCCCGGATTACCATCGATCCGGCGGGGCGAAAAGTATGGAAGGACGACCGGCTGCTGCAGCTGACACCGATCGAATTCGATCTGCTGCATGTCCTGGCAACCAACCACGACAGAGTGCTCAGCCGGGACCAGCTCATCGAGCATGTGTGGAAGGACGACTATTACATCGATGAGCGTGTTGTGGATGTTCACATCCGGCGCCTGCGGCAGAAAATAGAGGATAATCCGGCCTCCGCCGGCATTGTCGTGACGGTGCGCAGCGCCGGATACCGTTTTGAGGCGGCAAACGCATGA